A genomic segment from Syntrophotalea acetylenivorans encodes:
- a CDS encoding PhoH family protein has translation MKKTYILDTNVFLHDPLAMLRFEDNDVVVPITVIEEIDTFKKDQSEIGRNARQISRLLDSFRQQSHLTEGVSLESGGTLKVVLFTTEAYDRLPPELQTDKADNRILAVALQMKAECECPVVFVTKDTNLRIKADAVGLDAQDYESDKVSIEELYSGTAEIEIDKSEVDRFYGQGYLDLAADFVVDLLPNQCVTLVEAGNPSHTAIGRYQATLDRVVPLIRVPKDGLWGIHPRNREQQFAIDMLLNDDIQLVTLVGKAGTGKTLLAIAAGLYKVSDEGAYSRLLVSRPVFPLGRDLGFLPGDVEEKLSPWMQPIFDNVDLMLGMVDEQGKRKRGYRELVDMGLLEIEPLTYIRGRSIPKQYMIVDEAQNLTPHEIKTIITRAGEGTKIVLTGDPYQIDNPYVDSSSNGLTYTVEKIKGQDIAGHVTLSKGERSPLAELAANLL, from the coding sequence ATGAAAAAAACCTATATCCTTGATACCAATGTCTTTCTCCACGATCCGCTGGCGATGCTTCGTTTTGAAGATAACGATGTCGTGGTGCCTATCACTGTTATCGAAGAAATCGATACCTTCAAAAAGGATCAAAGTGAGATCGGGCGCAATGCGCGCCAGATTTCCCGGTTGCTGGACTCGTTTCGCCAGCAGTCTCATTTAACCGAAGGCGTTTCTCTGGAGAGCGGCGGTACCCTCAAAGTGGTGCTTTTTACCACCGAGGCCTATGATAGGCTGCCCCCCGAACTGCAGACCGATAAGGCCGACAACCGCATTCTGGCCGTGGCTCTGCAGATGAAAGCGGAGTGCGAGTGCCCGGTGGTTTTCGTAACCAAGGATACCAATCTGCGCATCAAGGCCGATGCCGTTGGACTCGACGCCCAGGATTATGAGTCGGACAAGGTTTCTATCGAAGAACTCTATTCCGGCACCGCCGAAATCGAGATCGATAAGAGCGAGGTCGACCGTTTTTACGGCCAGGGTTATCTCGACCTTGCCGCCGACTTTGTTGTCGATCTGCTGCCCAACCAATGTGTTACTCTGGTCGAGGCCGGCAATCCTTCCCATACGGCCATCGGTCGCTATCAGGCAACGCTGGACCGGGTGGTGCCTTTGATTCGGGTACCCAAGGACGGCTTATGGGGCATTCATCCCCGTAACCGTGAACAGCAGTTTGCCATCGATATGCTGCTTAACGACGATATTCAGCTGGTGACCCTGGTCGGAAAGGCCGGTACCGGCAAGACTCTGCTGGCGATCGCAGCAGGGCTGTATAAAGTCTCCGACGAGGGGGCTTATAGCCGCCTGCTGGTCTCCCGCCCGGTTTTTCCCCTGGGGCGGGATCTCGGCTTTTTGCCGGGCGATGTCGAGGAAAAGCTGTCGCCCTGGATGCAGCCCATCTTCGATAACGTCGATCTGATGCTCGGCATGGTTGATGAGCAGGGCAAGCGCAAACGGGGTTACCGGGAGTTGGTTGATATGGGGTTGTTGGAGATTGAACCGTTGACCTACATTCGCGGTCGCTCTATTCCCAAACAATATATGATTGTCGATGAGGCGCAGAACCTCACTCCCCACGAAATTAAAACTATCATTACCCGGGCCGGGGAGGGGACCAAGATAGTTTTGACTGGCGACCCTTATCAAATCGACAATCCCTACGTTGATTCATCGAGCAACGGGCTGACCTATACGGTAGAAAAAATTAAAGGACAGGATATCGCCGGGCATGTTACCCTCAGCAAGGGTGAAAGGTCGCCACTGGCAGAGTTGGCGGCCAACCTGTTGTGA
- the smpB gene encoding SsrA-binding protein SmpB, with product MGIKIIATNKKAYHEYFIDEVYEAGLVLTGTEVKSIRLGQVNIKESFCRLVNGEVFINNMNISPYEQGSRENHDPTRVRKLLLHKEEIGKLFRKVEERGFSLVPTKIYLKNGRVKLEIGVGRGKKLHDKRHTLKQKEADREMARAIRDRH from the coding sequence ATGGGCATTAAAATCATCGCCACCAATAAAAAGGCCTACCATGAGTACTTCATCGACGAAGTCTATGAGGCCGGCTTGGTTCTGACCGGCACCGAAGTCAAATCGATACGACTCGGCCAGGTCAATATCAAGGAATCGTTCTGCCGCCTGGTCAACGGTGAGGTGTTCATCAACAATATGAACATCAGCCCCTACGAGCAGGGCAGCCGCGAAAACCACGACCCGACCCGGGTGCGCAAGCTGTTGCTGCATAAAGAAGAGATCGGTAAGCTGTTTCGCAAGGTCGAAGAACGGGGCTTCTCTTTGGTGCCGACCAAGATCTATTTGAAGAACGGCCGGGTCAAGCTGGAAATCGGGGTAGGGCGGGGTAAAAAACTCCACGACAAACGCCATACCCTCAAGCAAAAAGAAGCCGACCGGGAAATGGCGCGTGCGATACGCGATCGGCACTAG
- a CDS encoding amidohydrolase family protein has protein sequence MNLYLARYLLPISAPPIEDGALLVDNGRIAAIGRRRDLLVGFSGDVVNFGDAVLLPTLVNAHTHLELTHFPRWAKRAGETGKPATFVDWLLHLIHVKRDVTPAEQTAAINDGLLWCLQSGTGAIGDILSRLIFPPAYAESPLYGRVFFELLGLDPEVWGVSLDRAAALLSGDHFGNLQPGLAPHALYSLSQQAMSRIFAAACRQGWPLTTHFAESHEESRLVQDASGELLERLYPAVGWQDQRPAARGCSPTVCLDRLGGLHSGNLLVHGVQVSIADAQLLAERSVTVALCPRSNERLGVGTAPVAAYRAAGVKLALGTDSLASNDSLSMWDELAAAKRHYGAHLCPGELLAMATRNGAEALGLKGEMGTLQAGFGAHFQVLSLRNPPSLAELEEALCSSGCDTQPSAVYLDGIERLQAIVGQEPGVMGRR, from the coding sequence ATGAACCTCTACCTGGCTCGTTATCTGCTGCCAATCAGTGCTCCGCCCATTGAGGATGGGGCACTGCTGGTCGATAATGGGCGCATAGCCGCTATCGGTCGGCGTAGGGATCTGCTGGTCGGTTTTAGCGGTGATGTGGTGAATTTCGGCGATGCCGTGCTGTTGCCGACCCTGGTCAATGCCCACACCCACCTGGAATTGACTCACTTTCCGCGCTGGGCAAAACGTGCCGGTGAGACAGGCAAGCCGGCGACCTTTGTCGACTGGCTGCTGCATCTGATTCATGTCAAACGCGATGTGACGCCTGCCGAGCAGACTGCCGCCATCAACGACGGTCTGCTCTGGTGCCTGCAGTCGGGCACCGGTGCCATTGGCGATATCCTCAGCAGGCTGATCTTCCCCCCCGCTTATGCCGAAAGTCCCCTCTATGGCCGGGTGTTCTTTGAGCTGCTCGGTCTCGATCCGGAGGTCTGGGGTGTTTCCCTGGATCGCGCCGCAGCCTTACTCAGCGGCGATCATTTCGGCAACCTGCAACCCGGCCTGGCGCCTCATGCCCTCTACAGCCTGTCGCAGCAGGCGATGTCCCGCATTTTTGCCGCTGCCTGCCGTCAGGGCTGGCCGTTGACCACCCATTTTGCCGAGTCCCATGAGGAAAGCCGGTTGGTGCAAGACGCATCAGGAGAGTTGTTGGAGCGTCTCTATCCGGCGGTGGGCTGGCAGGACCAGCGCCCAGCGGCCAGAGGCTGCAGCCCGACGGTCTGTCTTGACCGGTTGGGTGGTCTGCATTCTGGTAATCTGCTGGTGCATGGGGTACAGGTCAGCATTGCGGATGCGCAACTGTTGGCCGAGCGTTCGGTTACCGTGGCCCTTTGCCCTCGCTCCAACGAACGCCTCGGGGTCGGCACGGCACCGGTCGCCGCCTATCGTGCCGCCGGGGTGAAACTGGCTCTAGGCACCGACAGTCTGGCCAGCAATGACTCTCTCTCGATGTGGGATGAACTGGCTGCGGCAAAGCGCCATTATGGTGCTCATCTCTGCCCCGGGGAGTTGCTGGCCATGGCCACCCGCAATGGAGCCGAGGCTCTTGGCTTGAAGGGCGAGATGGGAACACTGCAGGCCGGTTTCGGCGCCCACTTTCAGGTGCTTTCACTTCGTAATCCGCCGTCCTTGGCCGAACTCGAAGAGGCTCTCTGCAGCAGTGGGTGCGATACGCAGCCCAGTGCCGTTTATCTGGATGGCATCGAGCGCCTGCAAGCCATTGTCGGGCAAGAACCAGGCGTAATGGGACGCAGATGA
- the panB gene encoding 3-methyl-2-oxobutanoate hydroxymethyltransferase, translating into MQKRKTILDLQRMKAEGEKITVLTAYDYPFARLMDQAGIDMILVGDSVGCVVAGYDNTLPVTMDEMVYHTRAVARGVEQAFIVADLPFLSYQIDVVEARRNAGRLMQEGGAQAVKLEGGCNVADTIRAIVDMDIPVVGHIGLTPQSIHRMGGYRVQGKQDQQAQQLLADARAVEEAGAFAMVMEGIPAALAAEITAVVGIPTIGIGAGVECDGQVLVIHDILGLCDKYSPKFVKRYADLAGTIRGGVEDYIREVRNGEFPGPEHSFK; encoded by the coding sequence GTGCAGAAACGCAAAACCATACTCGACCTACAGAGAATGAAGGCCGAGGGTGAAAAGATCACCGTGCTCACCGCTTACGACTATCCCTTTGCCCGTCTCATGGACCAGGCCGGTATCGACATGATCCTGGTGGGTGATTCGGTGGGTTGCGTGGTGGCCGGCTACGACAACACCTTGCCGGTGACCATGGACGAGATGGTCTACCATACCCGGGCCGTGGCCCGCGGGGTAGAGCAAGCCTTCATTGTTGCGGACTTGCCTTTTCTCTCCTATCAAATCGATGTGGTGGAAGCGCGACGCAATGCCGGTCGATTGATGCAGGAGGGCGGCGCCCAGGCGGTGAAGCTCGAAGGGGGCTGCAATGTGGCCGACACCATTCGAGCCATTGTCGATATGGATATCCCGGTGGTGGGGCATATCGGTCTGACCCCCCAGTCGATCCATCGTATGGGCGGCTACCGGGTTCAAGGCAAGCAGGACCAGCAGGCTCAGCAGTTGCTGGCCGATGCCAGGGCAGTCGAGGAAGCCGGTGCTTTTGCCATGGTTATGGAGGGTATTCCCGCGGCACTGGCCGCCGAGATTACCGCTGTCGTCGGTATTCCCACCATCGGTATCGGTGCGGGGGTGGAATGCGACGGCCAGGTGCTGGTGATTCACGATATTCTCGGTTTGTGCGATAAGTATTCACCTAAATTTGTTAAACGTTATGCCGATCTGGCGGGAACCATCCGCGGCGGTGTCGAAGACTATATTCGCGAAGTTCGGAACGGGGAGTTTCCCGGACCGGAGCATAGCTTCAAGTAG
- the tsaD gene encoding tRNA (adenosine(37)-N6)-threonylcarbamoyltransferase complex transferase subunit TsaD: MLVLTIESSCDETSAAVVRDGQQVLANIVASQVDVHARYGGVVPELASRKHMQAISVVIDEALEKAGVTLDDIEGIAVTRGPGLVGALLVGLATAKALAFARNIPLVGVHHMEGHILAPLLEQEVAFPYLALAVSGGHSHLYRVDGIGRYQILGRTLDDAAGEAFDKVAKLLGLGYPGGAVVDRLAAEGDPAAIDFPRPLLHKDNFDFSFSGIKTAMLYHVKAQSGPIQGQQLKDVAASFQQAVVEVLCKKTLRAARQFDLQRIVVAGGVACNKGLRRMMAEMAAEQGREVFFPSPALCQDNAAMLGVAGNAYLEQGLCADLDLNARVNWPLDQVGATLD, encoded by the coding sequence ATGCTGGTTCTTACTATTGAATCTTCCTGCGATGAAACCTCCGCTGCGGTAGTCCGCGACGGTCAACAGGTTCTCGCCAATATCGTGGCCTCCCAGGTCGATGTCCATGCGCGCTATGGCGGGGTAGTTCCCGAGCTCGCCTCCCGTAAGCATATGCAGGCCATCTCGGTGGTTATTGACGAGGCCCTTGAAAAGGCCGGAGTAACCCTGGATGATATCGAGGGTATCGCCGTAACTCGTGGCCCCGGTTTGGTTGGCGCCCTGCTGGTCGGCCTGGCCACCGCCAAGGCCCTGGCTTTTGCCCGCAACATTCCGCTTGTCGGAGTGCATCATATGGAAGGTCACATTCTGGCTCCTCTGCTGGAGCAGGAGGTCGCCTTTCCCTACCTGGCTCTGGCTGTTTCCGGGGGGCACAGCCATCTTTACCGGGTCGATGGAATTGGTCGTTACCAGATCCTCGGTCGTACCTTGGACGACGCCGCCGGCGAAGCTTTTGATAAAGTGGCCAAGTTGCTCGGCCTCGGGTATCCCGGGGGGGCTGTTGTCGATCGCCTGGCTGCGGAAGGTGATCCTGCGGCTATCGACTTTCCCCGGCCCTTGTTGCATAAGGATAATTTCGATTTCAGCTTCAGCGGCATAAAAACCGCCATGCTCTACCATGTTAAAGCCCAGAGCGGCCCTATCCAGGGACAGCAGTTAAAGGATGTGGCCGCCAGTTTTCAACAGGCGGTGGTGGAAGTGCTCTGCAAAAAGACTTTGCGGGCCGCTCGCCAGTTTGATCTACAGCGTATAGTGGTTGCCGGCGGTGTCGCTTGCAACAAGGGCTTGCGCCGTATGATGGCTGAAATGGCTGCTGAGCAGGGCCGGGAGGTGTTTTTCCCGTCTCCGGCCTTGTGCCAAGACAATGCCGCCATGCTCGGAGTTGCCGGGAACGCCTATCTGGAGCAGGGCCTTTGCGCCGATCTCGACCTGAATGCCCGCGTTAATTGGCCCCTTGATCAAGTTGGTGCAACCCTGGACTAG
- a CDS encoding DUF2062 domain-containing protein — protein MRQLKLNVLRLIRLRAEPNDIAKGFALGIFIGMTPTFGIQMVIAVFLAMLLEENKIAAAVGVWITNPLTAPFIYALEYESGRLLLGLDHAQLPSELTFSALKSLGWEVMLPMASGSLLYGMIASIISYMVMLQAVPVFKTLRIPRWPRRPRKR, from the coding sequence ATGCGACAGTTGAAGCTGAATGTGTTGCGCTTGATACGTTTACGTGCCGAGCCCAACGACATCGCCAAGGGTTTCGCCCTCGGCATCTTTATCGGCATGACCCCGACCTTTGGAATTCAGATGGTTATCGCCGTCTTTTTGGCCATGTTGCTCGAAGAAAATAAGATTGCCGCTGCTGTCGGTGTCTGGATAACCAACCCTCTGACCGCTCCCTTTATCTATGCTCTTGAGTACGAGTCCGGCCGGTTGCTCCTTGGTCTGGACCACGCTCAGCTACCTAGCGAGCTCACCTTTTCCGCTCTTAAAAGCCTCGGTTGGGAAGTTATGTTGCCCATGGCCTCCGGTAGTCTGCTCTATGGCATGATTGCCTCGATCATTTCCTATATGGTCATGTTGCAGGCGGTGCCCGTCTTCAAAACCTTGCGCATTCCCCGCTGGCCGCGGCGGCCGCGAAAGCGATAA
- the rsmA gene encoding 16S rRNA (adenine(1518)-N(6)/adenine(1519)-N(6))-dimethyltransferase RsmA has translation MQHRPKKRFGQNFLRDQQVVEQIIEAADLESTDNLLEIGPGLGALTDRLLPCVGQLHVMELDRGLAAALQARPEANLQVHMGDALRLDWGQLLVEPPYKLVANLPYNISSQILFKILDNRQLFSRLVLMFQQEVGDRLCAEPNSKQYGILSVLCQNYFDIRRVVRVPPGAFFPPPKVHSVVLCFDALDQPRVAVADEVFFRRVVKGAFGQRRKTLRNSLKGAGLAFEGLNEAMEGIGIDGGRRAETLTLEEFGALAEMLRCRLAEESC, from the coding sequence ATGCAGCACCGCCCCAAAAAACGTTTTGGCCAAAATTTTCTTCGTGATCAGCAGGTCGTGGAACAGATTATCGAAGCCGCCGATCTTGAATCCACCGACAATCTGCTGGAAATCGGCCCCGGCCTCGGCGCCTTGACAGACCGTCTGCTGCCCTGCGTTGGCCAGTTGCATGTCATGGAACTTGATCGTGGCCTGGCTGCTGCCTTGCAGGCCCGTCCGGAAGCCAATCTGCAGGTGCACATGGGGGACGCGCTGCGTCTTGATTGGGGCCAGTTGTTGGTCGAACCACCGTACAAGCTGGTGGCCAATCTGCCCTACAACATCTCCAGCCAGATTCTGTTTAAAATTCTCGATAACCGTCAGCTCTTTTCCCGCCTGGTGTTGATGTTTCAACAGGAGGTCGGCGATCGCCTCTGTGCCGAACCCAACAGTAAGCAGTACGGTATTCTGTCGGTCTTGTGCCAGAACTACTTCGATATTCGTCGGGTGGTACGGGTGCCGCCCGGAGCTTTCTTCCCGCCGCCCAAGGTTCATTCGGTAGTGCTCTGTTTCGACGCCCTGGACCAGCCCCGGGTCGCCGTGGCCGACGAGGTTTTTTTCCGGCGGGTGGTCAAGGGAGCCTTTGGTCAGCGACGCAAAACCTTGCGCAACAGCCTGAAGGGAGCCGGCTTGGCTTTCGAGGGATTGAACGAGGCCATGGAAGGGATCGGCATCGATGGCGGGCGGCGTGCCGAGACTCTGACCTTGGAGGAGTTTGGGGCGTTGGCGGAGATGTTGCGTTGCCGGTTAGCTGAGGAGAGTTGTTGA
- a CDS encoding integrase core domain-containing protein codes for MPWKEVKPMDQKLLFIADHLRAMDTFKGLCHRYGISRKTGYKWVARYRELGFEGLQDQPRKPHQHPLKTPFTVRKAIIGLRSSQRDPPGPKKIQVLLRQNHPEWDIPSKTTIYKVLAEEGLIRPQRRRKPVPVGQQPFSPVHHPNDVWSADFKGQFKTRDGTWCYPLTVMDHQCRYLLECINFPGPRLEPTSDAFESLFREYGLPWRIRTDNGVPFASNSPGGLSQLSKWWIRLGIVPERIEPGKPQQNGRHERMHRTLKNATAIPPAPTAQLQQQAFDAFRQQYNNERPHESLGQTTPASKYSPSTRSMPEKLPEIEYPGYFRIALVHHSGIIHHQGHRVYVAGLLKSEKVGVEETADGIWDVHFGPLRLGSFDMRDIKKAHNDYLKLNV; via the coding sequence ATGCCCTGGAAAGAGGTGAAACCTATGGACCAGAAGCTGCTGTTTATTGCCGACCACCTTCGAGCGATGGACACCTTCAAAGGCCTTTGTCACCGTTACGGTATTAGCCGAAAGACCGGCTACAAGTGGGTGGCTCGCTACAGGGAACTAGGTTTCGAGGGGTTGCAAGACCAACCTCGGAAGCCCCATCAACACCCCCTGAAGACACCCTTTACCGTACGCAAAGCGATCATTGGCCTCCGTTCAAGCCAGCGGGATCCGCCGGGGCCGAAAAAGATTCAAGTGCTACTGAGGCAGAACCACCCAGAATGGGACATCCCTTCCAAGACGACCATCTACAAGGTCCTGGCGGAGGAAGGATTGATTCGTCCTCAAAGACGGCGCAAACCGGTTCCTGTCGGTCAGCAGCCCTTTTCTCCAGTGCATCACCCGAACGATGTCTGGTCGGCGGACTTCAAAGGGCAATTCAAGACTAGAGATGGCACTTGGTGTTATCCACTCACCGTAATGGATCATCAATGCCGTTACCTTTTAGAATGCATAAATTTTCCAGGGCCGCGGCTAGAACCAACCAGTGACGCTTTTGAATCCCTTTTCCGGGAGTATGGGTTGCCATGGCGCATTCGTACCGATAATGGCGTACCCTTTGCCTCTAACTCGCCCGGTGGACTGTCCCAGCTATCCAAATGGTGGATTCGCCTGGGCATCGTGCCGGAACGAATTGAACCGGGAAAGCCTCAACAAAATGGGCGGCATGAACGGATGCACAGAACACTTAAGAACGCTACGGCCATTCCTCCGGCGCCAACAGCCCAGCTTCAACAGCAGGCGTTTGATGCATTTCGCCAGCAGTACAATAACGAACGCCCTCATGAAAGCCTTGGACAAACAACACCGGCATCGAAGTACAGTCCCTCAACACGCAGCATGCCTGAAAAGCTACCGGAGATAGAGTATCCTGGCTACTTTCGAATTGCCTTAGTTCATCACAGCGGCATCATTCATCATCAAGGGCATCGTGTTTACGTCGCCGGCCTTCTCAAGAGCGAAAAGGTCGGTGTCGAAGAAACCGCTGATGGCATCTGGGACGTTCATTTTGGACCATTGAGATTAGGCAGCTTCGATATGCGGGATATCAAGAAAGCCCACAACGACTACTTGAAGCTTAATGTGTAA
- a CDS encoding DUF502 domain-containing protein, whose product MALRLLIKTRLQRYFLAGLVAVVPISLTVLVVRWTIALMDQLLLRFVPERYWPEALFGFAVPGIGLLATFLLILFAGVLVTNYFGRSLLHLSERLMSRIPLVKGIFGLFKQVAVTVLSADREGFRKVVLIEYPRRGIWSVGFVTGVSQGEVQRLIDKRTINVFMPTTPNPTSGYYILVPEEDAVELNMTVDDAFKLIISGGMVAPPESCRLDTVELEALDQ is encoded by the coding sequence ATGGCTCTGCGACTGTTGATCAAAACCAGGCTGCAACGTTATTTTCTGGCCGGCCTGGTGGCTGTTGTTCCTATCAGCTTAACTGTTCTGGTGGTCCGCTGGACCATCGCCCTGATGGATCAGTTGTTGCTCCGCTTTGTCCCCGAGCGTTATTGGCCCGAGGCGCTGTTCGGTTTTGCCGTGCCGGGGATCGGCCTGCTGGCGACCTTTTTGCTGATCTTGTTCGCCGGGGTGCTGGTAACCAACTACTTCGGCCGCTCGCTGCTGCACCTGTCCGAACGGCTGATGAGCCGTATCCCGCTGGTAAAAGGAATCTTCGGCCTCTTTAAACAGGTTGCCGTTACGGTTCTTAGTGCCGATCGCGAAGGCTTTCGCAAAGTGGTGCTCATCGAATACCCTCGACGGGGAATCTGGTCCGTCGGTTTCGTCACCGGTGTCTCCCAGGGCGAGGTGCAGCGCTTGATCGACAAGCGCACGATCAATGTCTTCATGCCGACGACCCCCAATCCGACATCCGGTTACTACATCCTGGTTCCGGAAGAGGATGCCGTGGAATTGAATATGACTGTCGATGACGCCTTCAAGCTGATCATCTCCGGCGGCATGGTGGCACCGCCTGAAAGCTGCCGTTTAGATACGGTTGAGCTCGAGGCGCTGGACCAATAA
- the panD gene encoding aspartate 1-decarboxylase, translating to MNRKMLKSKIHRATVTGADLEYEGSVTIDPLLLKAADILPYEAVDIWNVTYGTRFQTYVIEGQPGSGTICINGAAARLVSRGDKVIIASWVEIANEEAASYEPKLVFVDDHNVATDQDKETPGQGELRKAI from the coding sequence ATGAACCGCAAAATGCTTAAATCAAAAATTCACCGCGCCACTGTGACCGGCGCCGATCTCGAATACGAGGGTAGTGTAACGATCGATCCTCTGCTTCTCAAGGCAGCGGATATTCTGCCCTACGAGGCGGTGGATATCTGGAACGTCACCTACGGCACCCGGTTTCAGACCTATGTCATCGAAGGCCAGCCCGGCAGTGGTACTATCTGTATTAACGGTGCAGCCGCTCGCCTAGTGTCCCGGGGCGATAAGGTGATTATCGCCAGCTGGGTCGAGATTGCCAATGAAGAGGCTGCCAGTTATGAGCCGAAGCTCGTCTTCGTCGACGATCACAACGTGGCGACGGACCAGGATAAGGAAACGCCTGGGCAGGGCGAGCTGCGCAAAGCCATTTAA
- the panC gene encoding pantoate--beta-alanine ligase, whose protein sequence is MEIIHSVTDMQQRCLEARAAGRRIALVPTMGFLHEGHLSLLREGKERGDLLVLSLFVNPTQFGAGEDLDSYPRDLEGDAELARSVGVDLLFAPTASDMYPSGYASYVNVEGLTSVLCGESRPGHFRGVTTVVCKLFTIVQPQVALFGRKDFQQLAVIRRMTADLNLPVEIVGMPIVREADGLAMSSRNSYLSADERCQALALSDALRQARAAVAAGEKSAAALLQLVQCRIEQEADAAIDYVQIRHAETLQEATVIDRHAVLLLAVRIGQTRLIDNSYLVEEDCSL, encoded by the coding sequence ATGGAAATTATTCATTCAGTAACAGATATGCAACAGCGCTGTCTGGAGGCTCGGGCCGCCGGTCGGCGTATTGCCCTGGTGCCTACCATGGGTTTCCTGCATGAAGGCCACCTGTCTCTGCTGCGGGAAGGCAAGGAGCGGGGCGACCTGCTGGTGCTGTCGCTGTTCGTCAATCCCACCCAGTTCGGTGCCGGAGAAGATCTCGACAGTTATCCCCGCGACCTGGAAGGGGACGCCGAGTTGGCTCGCAGTGTCGGCGTCGACTTGCTCTTTGCCCCGACCGCCAGCGACATGTATCCCAGCGGCTATGCCAGCTATGTGAACGTGGAAGGGCTTACGAGCGTGCTCTGCGGCGAGAGTCGGCCGGGCCACTTTCGCGGCGTGACCACGGTGGTTTGCAAGCTGTTTACCATCGTCCAGCCGCAGGTTGCGCTCTTTGGGCGCAAGGATTTTCAGCAGCTGGCCGTGATTCGGCGCATGACCGCCGATTTGAATTTGCCGGTAGAGATCGTAGGTATGCCCATCGTCCGCGAGGCGGACGGGCTGGCCATGAGCTCCCGCAACAGTTATTTGTCGGCCGATGAGCGCTGTCAGGCCCTGGCCTTGAGTGATGCCCTGCGTCAGGCCCGAGCCGCTGTCGCTGCCGGTGAGAAGAGTGCCGCTGCCTTGTTGCAGCTGGTGCAGTGTCGCATCGAGCAGGAAGCCGATGCCGCCATTGATTACGTGCAGATACGCCACGCCGAAACCCTGCAGGAGGCGACGGTCATCGACCGCCATGCCGTGCTGCTGTTGGCGGTGCGTATCGGCCAAACCCGTTTAATCGACAACAGTTATCTCGTTGAGGAGGACTGCTCATTATGA